The following proteins come from a genomic window of Trifolium pratense cultivar HEN17-A07 linkage group LG4, ARS_RC_1.1, whole genome shotgun sequence:
- the LOC123924414 gene encoding uncharacterized protein LOC123924414 has product MNCTRLFFNPSCPESIVLRESLPDTLESPSPMTLTQISVEPPVRPIDEFIFNTPRMTLQGLKDATTETLGVVCATVKRILNPDCFWYTACVCNKFVIPDFNMFFCDKCNKHVLKVFPRYCMKVRVMDHTDSASLVIFDREASSLFNMSCADMLETNQRNVGPKVVPPEIVGLVEKTWLFKVETKPARNPRFEQTFKVRKICTDSSIIQIFRDRWDREEDSISKLNNEVGSLSTLLGKGKDILICGSTNVLSEDLLSLTGSSSKSCGKVVDCDSTPGDFTQDLMNKFTDTVVNLASDSDGSFEKKLIPAKD; this is encoded by the exons ATGAATTGCACACGGTTGTTTTTTAACCCAAGTTGTCCGGAAAGCATAGTCTTGAGGGAAAG TCTGCCTGACACACTTGAGAGTCCTTCTCCAATGACTCTTACTCAAATAAGTGTTGAACCACCAGTTAGACCAATTGATGAGTTTATATTCAATACCCCTAGAATGACTTTGCAAGGACTTAAAGATGCAACAACA gAAACACTTGGTGTTGTATGTGCAACTGTCAAAAGGATTTTGAATCCAGATTGCTTCTGGTACACTGCGTGTGTCTGTAACAAATTTGTGATTCCAGACTTTAACATGTTCTTTTGCGACAAATGCAATAAGCATGTCTTGAAAGTTTTCCCAAG ATATTGTATGAAGGTTAGAGTTATGGATCACACAGATTCTGCCTCATTAGTGATATTTGACAGAGAGGCAAGTTCTTTGTTCAACATGAGTTGTGCTGATATGTTAGAGACTAATCAAAGg AATGTTGGGCCAAAAGTGGTGCCCCCTGAAATTGTGGGCTTGGTTGAAAAAACATGGTTGTTTAAAGTAGAGACTAAACCAGCTAGGAATCCTAGATTTGAGCAAACCTTTAAGGTCAGAAAAATATGCACCGACAGTTCCATAATCCAAATATTCAGGGACAGGTGGGATAGGGAGGAAGATTCAATTTCCAAACTGAACAAT GAGGTTGGTTCTCTAAGTACTCTGTTGGGTAAAG gAAAAGATATTTTAATCTGCGGTTCTACCAATGTCTTATCCGAG GATTTACTCTCCTTGACTGGAAGTAGTAGCAAATCATGTGGAAAAGTTGTTGATTGTGATTCCACTCCTGGAGATTTTACTCAAGATTTGATGAACAAGTTTACTGATACTGTTGTGAACCTTGCATCTGATTCTGATGGTAGTTTTGAAAAGAAGCTGATTCCTGCCAAG GATTAA
- the LOC123924417 gene encoding uncharacterized protein LOC123924417: MAFMIGNGEHFSEIEKIDSERTSWNLKAKILRLWEVSDFSRPNSPFSLEMVLMDSEGGRIHATVKKTLIYKFKDDLSEGKVYSFENLGVSTNGGAYRTTQHRYKMNFQFGSVVQRITNHDVKGSPFHLVLISDVVSGSYDTDYLMGMCFAFEYFLCYLFQKFVCIYDKNILMIFQML; the protein is encoded by the coding sequence atggCTTTCATGATTGGTAATGGTGAGCATTTTtctgaaattgaaaaaattgattctGAGAGAACAAGTTGGAATTTAAAGGCAAAAATTTTAAGGCTATGGGAAGTTTCTGATTTCTCTCGACCTAACAGTCCTTTTTCTTTAGAAATGGTTTTGATGGATTCTGAGGGTGGAAGAATCCATGCAACTGTTAAGAAAACACTTATCTATAAATTTAAGGATGATTTAAGTGAAGGAAAAGTTTATAGTTTTGAAAATTTGGGGGTTTCGACTAATGGTGGAGCATACCGTACTACTCAACATCGCTACAAGATGAATTTCCAGTTTGGATCTGTGGTTCAGAGGATTACGAACCATGATGTTAAGGGATCTCCGTTTCATTTAGTTCTTATTTCTGATGTTGTGAGTGGAAGTTATGATACTGACTACTTAATGGGTATGTGTTTTGCATTTGAGTATTTTCTATGTTATTTATTCCAAAAGTTTGTATgtatatatgataaaaatattttgatgatttttcagATGTTATAG